In the genome of Triplophysa rosa unplaced genomic scaffold, Trosa_1v2 scaffold29_ERROPOS3643519, whole genome shotgun sequence, one region contains:
- the ttll3 gene encoding tubulin monoglycylase TTLL3, with protein MQQHITVSSLEGRVRCSYINLPLINGDRLRTAKTLVDKAIKEKKVFSIQGPYPVIRTALRARGWVERRQPRLSFPQLRRHRELETEATDEADSSDGDGEEGERNDDADDMYDLMSRLVRNETTYLYWTTKRDSIDCRSLRKDQMTNHYAKAGSFTTKVGLCMSLRNLQWFDTADPDTFFPRCYRLGAEDEKHAFIEDFRQTACTSLLLYVVERYGGDLEWVRTGEMDDATFPGVSKPRKKHTNQRVGVSLIDNALHVCQEYLNSLEHCDIDVNLQTVPTLSEEQWKVFLQNYYLVIHEGVKIEVSEAYVEHCKCMLVHMRRVCPQLETDGLCNIWIIKPGAKSRGRGIMCMKKLDEILSLVDGDLALIKDSKWVVQKYLERPLLVHGTKFDIRQWFLVTDWNPLTVWFYRECYLRFSTQPYSTHTLDSSVHLCNNSIQKHFQPSPDRDPSLPEECMWSCSQFRSWLAVSGRGYLWEGVVVPGMQKAVIQTLLTAQDSVEPRKASFELYGADFMLGRDLRPWLLEINASPTMAPSTKVTARLCPAVQEDTLRIVLDRRCDRNTHTGGFQLIYKQAAVEIPQYVGVNLLVEGTPIRRPRATVYKPLIQSQPEPLSKSTSHYRSSMTASQCSSGKENQSEDPKKAWPILSSRKATLQHSLTYRPKLRKRPHRLVLPSSCCVFPNPAELHPQKLSHTHVQPDQQRTRSNLPSLLCPNTSLDIISLRPEQENTPSRYKHDTHPVSTSYPVLRMQQYLSRNHKRGMGTFQEKEGPKSS; from the exons ATGCAGCAACACATAACGG TGTCCTCCTTGGAGGGAAGAGTTCGCTGTAGTTATATAAATCTGCCTCTGATTAATGGTGATAGACTGAGGACAGCTAAAACTTTAGTGGACAAGGCAATAAAG gaaaagaaagtgttctcaATTCAAGGCCCATACCCTGTTATCCGCACTGCCCTACGTGCGAGAGGATGGGTGGAACGTCGACAACCCCGGCTTTCTTTTCCACAGCTCCGTCGGCATAGGGAACTGGAGACTGAGGCTACAGATGAGGCTGACAGCAGTGATGGTGATG GAGAGGAAGGAGAGAGGAATGATGATGCAGATGACATGTATGACCTAATG TCACGGCTGGTTCGCAATGAGACCACATATTTGTACTGGACAACAAAGAGGGATTCAATCGATTGTCGGTCTTTACGTAAAGATCAGATGACCAATCATTACGCAAAGGCGGGATCTTTTACCACCAAG GTTGGCTTGTGTATGAGTTTAAGAAATCTGCAGTGGTTTGACACAGCTGACCCCGATACTTTTTTCCCACGCTGCTATAGACTGGGAGCAGAGGATGAGAAACATGCTTTTATTG AGGACTTTAGACAAACTGCATGTACAAGTCTGCTGCTATATGTTGTGGAGAGATATGGAGGCGATTTGGAGTGGGTGAGAACAGGAGAGATGGATGATGCTACATTTCCTG GTGTAAGCAAGCCACGTAAGAAGCACACCAATCAGAGGGTGGGAGTTTCGTTGATCGACAATGCATTGCATGTATGTCAGGAGTATTTGAACAGTTTAGAACACTGCGACATAGACGTCAATTTGCAAACTGTACCTACCCTCTCAGAGGAACAGTGGAAGGTGTTTCTTCAGAATTACTATTTAGTTATTCA TGAAGGAGTGAAGATAGAGGTGAGTGAAGCATACGTGGAGCATTGTAAATGTATGCTGGTACACATGCGTCGAGTTTGCCCTCAGTTGGAGACTGATGGACTCTGCAACATCTGGATCATTAAACCTGGGGCCAAGTCACGGGGCCGAG GTATAATGTGCATGAAGAAGCTGGATGAGATATTGAGTTTAGTAGATGGAGACCTCGCCCTTATAAAGGACAGTAAGTGGGTGGTGCAGAAGTACTTGGAACGGCCTCTGCTTGTGCATGGCACTAAGTTTGATATAAGGCAGTGGTTCCTGGTCACAGACTGGAACCCTCTCACAGTGTGGTTCTACCGCGAATGCTACCTCCGTTTTTCTACCCAACCCTACTCCACTCATACATTAGACAG CTCTGTCCATCTCTGTAACAACTCCATCCAGAAGCATTTTCAGCCAAGCCCAGATCGTGACCCTTCTCTGCCTGAAGAGTGCATGTGGTCCTGTTCTCAGTTCCGCTCCTGGTTGGCTGTTTCAGGTCGTGGTTATCTGTGGGAAGGGGTGGTGGTACCAGGCATGCAGAAGGCCGTGATCCAAACACTGTTGACTGCACAGGACAGCGTGGAACCTCGAAAAGCCAGTTTTGAGCTCTATGGAGCAGACTTCATGCTAGGACGTGATCTACGACCTTGGTTGTTGGAGATCAATGCCAGCCCTACTATGGCTCCCTCCACAAAGGTCACGGCTCGACTCTGCCCTGCCGTACAGGAAGACACGTTGCGCATTGTGCTGGACCGACGCTGTGACCGCAACACTCACACTGGTGGCTTCCAGCTTATATACAAACAG GCAGCCGTAGAGATTCCTCAATATGTGGGAGTGAATCTTCTAGTAGAGGGAACTCCAATCAGACGTCCCCGTGCCACTGTTTACAAACCTCTCATCCAGTCTCAACCTGAACCACTGTCAAAATCCACCAGTCACTACCGGTCTTCTATGACAGCCAGTCAATGCTCTTCTGGCAAAGAGAATCAATCAGAAGATCCGAAGAAGGCTTGGCCTATCCTCTCTTCCCGCAAAGCCACATTGCAGCATTCATTGACCTATCGCCCTAAACTGAGAAAACGCCCCCACAGACTGGTCTTACCCTCCTCTTGCTGTGTTTTTCCCAACCCTGCAGAACTTCATCCTCAAAAGCTGTCACACACTCATGTGCAGCCCGATCAACAGAGAACACGCAGCAATCTTCCTTCCCTTTTGTGTCCAAACACCTCACTGGATATAATCAGCCTTCGACCTGAACAAGAAAACACCCCCAGTCGCTACAAACATGACACACATCCTGTGAGTACATCTTATCCAGTCTTGCGTATGCAGCAATACCTTTCACGAAACCATAAGCGGGGCATGGGAACTTTTCAAGAGAAAGAAGGACCAAAGTCTTCCTGA